The Deltaproteobacteria bacterium genome includes the window GTCGCCCGCGTTCATCCAGCTCTTCGACCAGACTTCGATACTTAGACCGAAGCCAGCACACAATGGTCTCGTCTCTCATCCCTGCTCTTGTGCAGAGGCTCTCCACTCCGGTCAATCACTATTGCGGTAAGTTGTTTCCTGCCACCGCCTTAGTCTATCTTGTGCCAAGAACGGTGGAGAAAGCGTGGGGCCAAGAAACCATTGCGATGGTGGAGAAGGAGGCTCCGTTCTGTGAAGAAGCTGAGGGGAAGGAAGCGTTGCAAACGCTGGTGCGACGTTTAGCGGTAACAACTGACGCGCCATTCCCGTTTGAAGTGCGTGTCAGTCGTGCGCCGATACCTAACGCTTTCGCTGCTCCTGGCGGACAGATTGTGATTCTGCGTGGATTGCTTGCGATGGCAACCTCACCGGAAGAAGTGGCTGGAGTGCTCGCCCATGAAATGGCGCATGAAGTTCAGCGCCATCCAACCCGAGGCGTCGTCCGAGCATTGGGTATTCAAACGGTCATGGGGTTTGTTTCCGGTAATACCGGCAAAGGGTTGGGCGCAGCGACCGGAGCGTTGATCAACCTCTCCCACGGGCGCGATGATGAAAGTGAGGCTGACCGCATTGGCGTGCAAATGCTGAACAAAGCGAACATCCGTGCCGATGGCTTGGTGAACTTTTTCGAGCGTATGAGTAAAGTGAGCGCTGGAAGCCAGTCGCGGTTGTTGACGTATCTTTCAACCCATCCGAGTGACACGGCCCGTGTCGCGGCCATTCGCAGTATGGCTCGTGGTAACGGCGAGGCGATGACCGCGAAGGAATGGCAGGCGCTCAAGACCATCTGCGGGACTGAAAAAGAGGACGATACCGACGATCCGTTTGCAGTGTCGTTGCGTTAAGTGTCAGCACTCGCTTGCTCAAATAGTGTTCGGCACAAAACTTGACCACCGACAGGAGGTGGCTGCCACTCCTCTCTCCCTGCCTCATAAGGGTAGGTTTTTTATCCAAGCCTCAACTGGCGCGGATTTCCCCTCGTGAGGATCCGCGTGTTCGTCATGCCCGCGCAGGCGGGCATCCAGGAGCTTCACCCCTGAACGATTGCGCATTCTCCCTGGATTCCCGCATTCACGGGAATGACGTCTCGTCTTTGCTCAGCGTAAAAGCCTACCCCTAAAAGCCTCTCCCTGCCAGGGAGAGGGCTGGTACCGTGCCTCGCAAGTTCATTAGGGTGAAATCGTAGGGCGCGGACCACGCGCCAGTCAGTTGGCGCGCTTCGCACGCCCTACAACTGCTCACGAAGTTATGAGACACGGGACTAGTTTGATTTAATCCCACCCCAGCTCTGGCGCTTTCTTGAATACGGCAAGTCCTAAAGCGCATCCCACCGCAATGGCAATGTATGCCTTCACGAACGCCATGCCGATCTGGCCGACAATTGGCATCATGCCAAAGATTTTTCCTATACCTCACTCCGTCACAGTGAGTCCGGTGTAGATGAGCAGGACGTGCCAGTAGACTGGTCCCATGCGGCGGATCGTATCAACACCGATGAGAGGGTTCAGGACTGACGTGACGTTCTTTGATAGCGCCGCGACGATCAAAGCAACTGGCGTATAGGCGACCTTCCAGAGCAGGGCCAGGAGTAACAGCACTGAGACTCCAGTCGTCGTTTCGCCTGCGGTGGCCGCAGCCGCTGCTGTTGTTGTTGGCTCTGGCGTATGGCGTGGAGCCGGTTTCTCTGGTTTGTTACTTTCTGCAGACTCCTCGCTGTCAGCAATCTCTCCCTCGATATCTCCCAACAGGCTCTGCACTTCTTCAGATAGCCGGTCTTCTTCCGGGGAAGGGGAGGCAACGGTTTCCTCTTCTACAGTTGGTGCCCCGCCCATAATCGACGAGAAATTCATGCCCCATCCTACGTTCGCGGTGAACAACACCCCGAGCAATAGTAACGGTCCCCAGGTAATCAGCAGCGCGGCGCCACTTAATCGCAACGGGTGGGTGATATCAGAGATGTCATTAAACTCGGGAATAAAGCGCGTCAGATTGCCGCTCGCGACCTGATAGGGCGTGTGGAATGAATACCAGAGCAGAATACCCCACGAGAAAATAATAGCGCGAGGAGAGAACAACGCCGCAAAACCAAAGAAGCCGGTGATCATGGCAAAGATAATAAACGCCATCGGATCTTGCAGCGGATACGCCAGAATAGTTTTGATTTCATCCATCATCGGGCGCGATCGCATCCGCTGCTCGTCCAACCACTTCTGATAGCCAGAGGTAGGAATGCAGGGGCTGTCACAAGTTGAGCAGATCGACTTCTTGCATTCTTGACAGTAGCCAATCGCGCACGTCGGACACATCGTCTCAGCCTTTGCGTGCGGATGTTCGAGGCATTGTCGCCAAGCCCCTGGACGACGTTTGCCCGTCTGAGGGGGTGGCGCTGCTGCTGGCGTTATTGTCGCTACTGCAGCTTTGTTTCGCGCTGCTGAATGAGAGGGCCGTGCAGCAGGAACGACTTCGGCTACTGCTTCGGCCACTGCCATACCCCCGCCAAGCTCTTCCGATGCTGAGGCAATGCGAAGCGTAGGAGTTGAAGAGCGCGGCTCTGTTTCTTCAGGCGCTGTTACCGGTTGTGACTCGCCGACTATACGAAAGGCCAAAGGTTTTGCTGATGGTGCACTCTGACCAT containing:
- a CDS encoding M48 family metallopeptidase produces the protein MVSSLIPALVQRLSTPVNHYCGKLFPATALVYLVPRTVEKAWGQETIAMVEKEAPFCEEAEGKEALQTLVRRLAVTTDAPFPFEVRVSRAPIPNAFAAPGGQIVILRGLLAMATSPEEVAGVLAHEMAHEVQRHPTRGVVRALGIQTVMGFVSGNTGKGLGAATGALINLSHGRDDESEADRIGVQMLNKANIRADGLVNFFERMSKVSAGSQSRLLTYLSTHPSDTARVAAIRSMARGNGEAMTAKEWQALKTICGTEKEDDTDDPFAVSLR